The proteins below are encoded in one region of Citrobacter enshiensis:
- a CDS encoding efflux RND transporter periplasmic adaptor subunit, which produces MASFKLNNLALIFASMLVGGIISVGGYAYYSSTHGTADMTPAPEKEARKVLFWYDPMYPNTRFDKPGKSPFMDMDLVAKYADEEAGDVSTPGVRIDPVQTQNLGLKTETVRRGPLNYAQTFPANVSFNEYQFVIVQARSAGFIDKVYPLTVGDKIKKGTPLIELTIPDWVEAQSEYLLLRETGGTATQVEGILERLRLAGMPEEDIRRLTATRKIQTRFTLKAPIDGVITAFDLRTGMNIAKDNVVAKIQGMDPVWVAAAVPESVAWLIKDASQFALTIPAWPNKSFTIRKWSILPSLDATTRTLQLRLLVDNPDEALKPGMNAYLKLNTESEPMLLIPSKALIDTGKEQRVITVDSDGRFVPKRVWVFHESQGMTAIRSGLTEGEKVVSSGLFLIDSEANISGALDRMRAHTLADTSAPATHSH; this is translated from the coding sequence ATGGCGTCTTTTAAACTCAATAATCTCGCGCTTATTTTTGCCAGCATGCTTGTCGGCGGCATTATTTCTGTCGGGGGATATGCATATTATTCTTCAACGCACGGAACTGCTGATATGACACCTGCGCCGGAAAAAGAGGCGCGGAAAGTTCTGTTCTGGTATGACCCGATGTACCCAAATACCCGTTTTGATAAACCGGGGAAATCTCCGTTTATGGATATGGACCTGGTCGCGAAATATGCCGATGAAGAGGCGGGTGATGTCTCAACGCCGGGCGTGCGCATCGATCCTGTCCAGACCCAGAATTTGGGACTGAAAACCGAAACCGTACGCCGTGGACCGTTGAATTATGCGCAGACGTTTCCGGCGAATGTCAGTTTTAACGAATACCAGTTTGTGATTGTGCAGGCGCGTTCTGCCGGATTTATTGACAAGGTTTACCCGCTGACGGTCGGCGACAAAATCAAGAAAGGCACGCCGCTGATAGAGTTGACGATCCCCGACTGGGTGGAAGCGCAAAGTGAATACTTGCTCCTGCGGGAGACGGGCGGCACGGCAACCCAGGTGGAGGGGATTCTGGAGCGGCTACGACTGGCGGGTATGCCGGAAGAGGATATCCGCCGTTTAACAGCGACCCGTAAAATTCAGACGCGATTTACGCTCAAAGCGCCGATTGATGGGGTGATTACCGCCTTTGATTTACGCACCGGCATGAACATTGCCAAAGATAACGTGGTGGCGAAAATTCAGGGGATGGATCCGGTGTGGGTCGCCGCCGCCGTTCCGGAATCTGTCGCCTGGCTGATAAAAGATGCCTCCCAGTTTGCGCTAACCATTCCGGCCTGGCCGAATAAATCGTTCACCATTCGCAAGTGGAGCATCCTGCCAAGCCTCGACGCCACCACCCGAACGCTTCAACTGCGCTTGCTGGTGGATAACCCCGATGAAGCGCTGAAACCGGGTATGAATGCCTATCTGAAACTGAATACCGAAAGCGAGCCGATGCTGCTGATCCCGTCAAAAGCGCTGATTGATACCGGCAAAGAGCAGCGGGTGATCACCGTCGATAGCGACGGACGTTTTGTGCCGAAACGCGTCTGGGTATTTCACGAATCGCAAGGGATGACGGCCATTCGTTCCGGGCTGACCGAAGGTGAAAAGGTCGTTTCCAGCGGCCTGTTCCTGATCGACTCCGAGGCGAATATTTCCGGCGCCCTGGATCGCATGCGGGCGCACACGCTAGCAGACACCTCCGCTCCGGCGACCCATTCACACTGA
- a CDS encoding efflux transporter outer membrane subunit encodes MYTFKRLTLSALFVLTGCSLAPDYQRPESPVPQQFSLSQNAMVPATTGYQETGWRTFFVDQQVKVLIGEALRNNRDLRMATLKVQEARAQYQVTDADRYPQLDADSSGSWSRKVEGDSRTTREYEAGLNLSFDLDFFGRLKNMSEADRQNFFASEEARRAVHILLISNVSQSYFNQRLAYAQLQVARETLQNYQRSYAFVEKQLLTGSTNVLALEQARGVIESTRADIAKRQGELAQATHALQLLLGSYTTLPNENVGNAGDINGVKLPPSLSSQILLQRPDIMEAEHALMAANANIGAARAAFFPSITLTGSLSGSSSDLSSLFNPGNGMWNFIPKVELPIFNAGRNQANLDLAEIRQQQSVVNYEQKIQNAFKEVADALALRQSLADQITAQQRYLDSLNITLQRARVLYQNGAVSYINVLDAERSLFTTQQTLLDLNYARQVNEIRLFTALGGGWAE; translated from the coding sequence ATGTACACATTTAAGCGTCTTACCCTCAGTGCTTTATTTGTTCTGACAGGATGTTCACTGGCGCCGGATTATCAGCGCCCGGAATCCCCCGTGCCGCAACAATTTTCCCTCTCGCAAAATGCGATGGTCCCCGCGACAACGGGGTATCAGGAAACCGGCTGGCGGACTTTTTTCGTTGACCAGCAGGTGAAAGTGCTGATTGGCGAGGCGCTGCGCAACAACCGCGATTTGCGCATGGCAACGCTGAAGGTGCAGGAAGCGCGAGCGCAATATCAGGTGACGGATGCCGACCGATATCCGCAGCTCGACGCAGACTCGAGCGGTAGCTGGAGTCGTAAAGTCGAAGGGGACTCCCGTACGACCCGCGAATATGAAGCCGGGTTGAATTTGAGTTTCGATCTGGACTTCTTTGGCCGCTTGAAGAATATGAGCGAAGCTGACCGACAGAACTTTTTCGCCAGTGAAGAAGCCCGTCGCGCGGTGCATATTTTATTAATCTCCAACGTCTCGCAAAGTTATTTCAACCAGCGCCTGGCCTATGCGCAACTGCAGGTCGCGCGGGAAACATTACAAAACTATCAACGCTCCTACGCGTTTGTCGAAAAACAACTGCTGACCGGCAGCACCAACGTGCTGGCGCTGGAGCAGGCGCGGGGCGTGATTGAAAGTACGCGGGCTGACATCGCAAAACGGCAGGGAGAGCTGGCGCAGGCCACGCATGCCTTACAACTGCTGTTGGGGAGCTACACAACGTTACCGAATGAGAACGTGGGTAACGCCGGAGATATTAACGGCGTCAAATTACCGCCTTCGCTCTCTTCGCAAATCTTATTACAGCGTCCGGATATTATGGAAGCTGAACACGCATTAATGGCGGCCAATGCCAATATTGGCGCGGCGCGTGCGGCATTTTTCCCCTCCATTACGCTGACCGGTTCGCTTTCAGGTAGTAGCAGCGATCTTTCCAGTTTATTTAATCCCGGTAATGGGATGTGGAATTTTATCCCTAAAGTGGAGCTGCCGATTTTTAATGCCGGTCGTAACCAGGCCAATCTCGATTTAGCCGAAATTCGCCAGCAGCAGTCGGTGGTGAATTACGAACAAAAGATCCAGAACGCCTTTAAAGAGGTGGCGGATGCACTGGCATTACGCCAAAGCCTGGCGGATCAAATTACCGCGCAACAACGCTATCTGGATTCCCTGAATATTACGCTGCAACGCGCCAGAGTGCTCTATCAGAACGGCGCGGTGAGTTACATCAACGTGCTGGATGCAGAACGTTCGCTGTTTACCACGCAGCAAACCTTACTTGATCTCAATTATGCCCGGCAGGTGAATGAAATTAGGTTGTTCACTGCACTGGGCGGCGGTTGGGCGGAATAA
- the cusF gene encoding cation efflux system protein CusF, with protein MTTTIKAAVFTLFTLVAANAQANEHQHEGMMNATPAAEQTQAISATGIVKAIDMENKKITINHDPIPSVNWPAMTMRFTLTPQTQLGDIKVGDKVAFNFVQQGNLSQLLDINVSQ; from the coding sequence ATGACCACAACGATTAAAGCCGCTGTTTTTACTCTTTTTACGCTCGTCGCAGCGAATGCGCAGGCCAATGAACATCAACATGAAGGGATGATGAACGCGACCCCTGCTGCTGAGCAGACGCAAGCAATCAGCGCGACGGGTATCGTGAAAGCCATCGATATGGAAAATAAAAAAATCACGATTAACCACGATCCCATTCCTTCCGTGAACTGGCCGGCAATGACGATGCGCTTTACGCTGACGCCGCAAACGCAGCTCGGTGATATTAAGGTCGGTGACAAAGTGGCGTTTAATTTTGTGCAACAGGGAAATTTGTCGCAGCTGCTGGATATTAACGTCAGTCAGTAA
- a CDS encoding helix-turn-helix transcriptional regulator has translation MLMCGNDNFVGRGVSEFLKSKDVPIRTFRREEMISQSSLYRHHTMLFNIIDNGQSCADFVDFLNKNRFKVYDNNIVIITDSLVAKLCVELLYVEKAIVLTEKSPLRDFNQIASLSQGPGHSRTFRSQKKLTDREQQILSLLVGGYSAKEISELVNLNYKTIQTHKMKIVLKLGLTNTSDLNKLIVRFNHCLSFLP, from the coding sequence ATGTTGATGTGTGGCAATGATAATTTTGTAGGGCGTGGCGTCTCTGAATTCCTGAAAAGTAAAGATGTACCGATTAGAACCTTCAGGCGCGAAGAGATGATCAGTCAGTCATCATTGTATCGGCATCATACGATGCTCTTCAATATCATTGATAACGGGCAGTCTTGTGCTGATTTTGTTGATTTTTTAAATAAAAATAGATTCAAGGTCTATGACAACAACATTGTCATCATCACCGACAGTCTGGTGGCGAAACTGTGTGTTGAGTTACTCTATGTCGAGAAAGCAATCGTATTAACTGAAAAGTCACCATTACGCGATTTTAATCAAATCGCGTCATTGTCACAGGGGCCAGGTCATTCCCGCACCTTCCGCTCACAAAAAAAACTTACCGACCGGGAACAACAAATACTGAGTTTATTGGTCGGCGGCTACAGTGCTAAAGAAATATCCGAGTTAGTCAACCTGAATTATAAAACAATTCAAACTCATAAGATGAAGATTGTCCTCAAGCTTGGATTAACGAACACTTCAGATCTGAATAAATTGATCGTCAGATTTAATCATTGTTTATCTTTTTTACCCTGA
- the cusR gene encoding copper response regulator transcription factor CusR produces the protein MKILIVEDENKTGEYLTKGLTEAGFVVDLTDNGLNGYHLAMTSNYDLLILDIMLPDVNGWDIVRMLRAANKGMPILLLTALGTIEHRVKGLELGADDYLVKPFAFAELLARVRTLLRRGATVIVESQFQVADLTVDLVSRKVTRNGTRITLTSKEFTLLEFFLRHQGEVLPRSLIASQVWDMNFDSDTNAIDVAVKRLRAKIDNEFEPKLIQTVRGVGYMLEVPDGH, from the coding sequence ATGAAGATTTTGATAGTCGAAGATGAAAACAAGACCGGCGAATATCTGACTAAAGGTCTGACAGAAGCCGGATTTGTGGTGGATTTGACCGATAACGGGCTGAACGGATATCACCTCGCGATGACCAGCAATTACGATCTGCTCATCCTCGACATCATGCTGCCAGACGTGAACGGCTGGGATATCGTGCGTATGCTGCGCGCCGCCAACAAAGGGATGCCAATCCTCCTGCTCACGGCGCTGGGCACCATTGAGCATCGGGTTAAAGGTCTGGAACTGGGCGCAGATGATTATCTGGTGAAACCGTTCGCCTTCGCCGAATTGCTGGCCCGCGTCAGAACCCTGTTGCGCCGGGGCGCGACGGTGATAGTGGAGAGTCAATTTCAGGTGGCTGACTTAACCGTGGATCTGGTCAGCAGAAAAGTTACCCGCAACGGAACGCGGATCACCTTGACCAGTAAAGAGTTCACATTGCTGGAGTTTTTCCTGCGCCATCAAGGGGAAGTGTTACCGCGTTCGCTGATTGCCTCCCAGGTATGGGACATGAATTTTGACAGCGACACCAACGCCATCGACGTGGCGGTTAAACGCCTGCGCGCCAAAATAGACAACGAATTTGAGCCGAAACTGATCCAGACCGTTCGCGGCGTTGGCTATATGCTTGAGGTGCCGGATGGCCACTAA
- a CDS encoding CusA/CzcA family heavy metal efflux RND transporter, which yields MIEWIIRRSVANRFLVMMGALFLSVWGTWTIINTPVDALPDLSDVQVIIKTSYPGQAPQIVENQVTYPLTTTMLSVPGAKTVRGFSQFGDSYVYVIFEDGTDPYWARSRVLEYLNQVQGKLPQGVSAEMGPDATGVGWIFEYALVDRSGKHDLAELRSLQDWFLKYELKTIPNVAEVASVGGVVKEYQVVIDPMKLTQYGISLSEVKSALDSSNQEAGGSSVELSEAEYMVRASGYLQTLDDFNNIVLKSAENGVPVYLRDVARVQIGPEMRRGIAELNGEGEVAGGVVILRSGKNAREVISAVKEKLATLKSSLPAGVEVVTTYDRSQLIDRAINNLSYKLLEEFIVVALVCALFLWHIRSALVAIISLPLGLCIAFIVMHFQGINANIMSLGGIAIAVGAMVDAAIVMIENAHKRLEEWGHLHPGEKLDNDTRWNVITHAAVEVGPALFISLLIITLSFIPIFTLEGQEGRLFGPLAFTKTWAMAGAAFLAIVVTPVLMGFWIRGKIPAENSNPLNRFLIRVYHPLLLKVLHWPKTTLLVAVFSILTVLWPLKNIGGEFLPQINEGDLLYMPSTLPGISAAQAADMLQKTDKLIMTVPEVARVFGKTGKAETATDSAPLEMVETTIQLKPQDQWRPGMTMDKIIEELDKTVRLPGLANLWVPPIRNRIDMLSTGIKSPIGIKVSGTVLADIDATAEQIEEVARTVPGVASALAERLEGGRYINIDIQREKAARYGMTVGDVQLFITSAVGGAMVGETVEGIARYPINLRYPQSYRDSPETLRQLPILTPMKQQITLADVAEVKVVAGPSMLKTENARPASWIYIDARDRDMVSVVNDLKKAIAEKVQLKPGTSVAFSGQFELLERANHKLKLMVPTTLMIIFVLLYLAFRRVGEALLIITSVPFALVGGIWFLYWMGFHLSVATGTGFIALAGVAAEFGVVMLMYLRHAIEAEPTLENPQTFTPEKLDEALYHGAVLRVRPKAMTVAVIIAGLLPILWGAGAGSEVMSRIAAPMIGGMITAPLLSLFIIPAAYKLMWLRRHRNQQT from the coding sequence ATGATTGAATGGATTATTCGCCGGTCAGTGGCAAATCGTTTCCTGGTGATGATGGGGGCGTTGTTCCTCAGCGTCTGGGGAACCTGGACCATCATCAATACCCCGGTTGACGCACTGCCCGATCTCTCGGATGTGCAGGTTATCATCAAAACAAGCTATCCCGGTCAGGCACCGCAAATTGTTGAAAACCAGGTGACCTACCCGCTGACGACCACCATGCTGTCCGTGCCCGGTGCGAAAACCGTGCGCGGTTTCTCGCAGTTTGGCGACTCCTATGTGTACGTGATTTTTGAAGACGGTACCGACCCGTACTGGGCGCGTTCGCGCGTACTGGAGTACCTCAACCAGGTGCAGGGGAAATTACCCCAGGGCGTTAGCGCCGAGATGGGGCCGGACGCCACGGGCGTCGGCTGGATCTTTGAATATGCGCTGGTGGACCGTAGCGGCAAACACGATCTGGCGGAACTGCGCTCCTTGCAGGACTGGTTTTTGAAGTATGAGTTGAAAACGATCCCTAACGTGGCGGAAGTCGCCTCGGTGGGGGGCGTGGTGAAAGAGTATCAGGTCGTTATCGATCCGATGAAACTCACCCAGTACGGTATCAGCCTGTCAGAGGTGAAATCGGCGCTGGATTCCTCGAATCAGGAAGCGGGAGGCTCGTCTGTTGAACTGTCTGAAGCGGAGTACATGGTCCGCGCCAGCGGTTATCTGCAAACCCTTGATGACTTCAACAACATCGTATTGAAATCCGCTGAAAACGGTGTCCCGGTCTATTTGCGGGATGTCGCACGTGTGCAAATCGGTCCGGAAATGCGCCGGGGTATTGCTGAGCTGAATGGCGAAGGCGAAGTCGCGGGCGGGGTGGTTATCCTGCGTTCCGGCAAAAATGCGCGGGAGGTGATTTCGGCGGTAAAAGAGAAACTGGCGACGCTGAAAAGCAGTTTACCCGCAGGCGTCGAGGTGGTGACAACCTACGATCGTAGTCAGTTGATTGACCGGGCGATTAACAATCTCAGCTATAAATTGCTGGAAGAGTTTATTGTCGTGGCGCTGGTCTGTGCGCTCTTTTTGTGGCACATCCGGTCGGCGCTGGTGGCGATTATTTCGTTGCCGCTGGGACTGTGTATCGCCTTCATCGTGATGCATTTTCAGGGGATCAACGCCAACATTATGTCGCTAGGGGGCATCGCCATTGCGGTCGGGGCGATGGTAGATGCCGCCATTGTAATGATTGAGAACGCCCACAAACGCCTGGAAGAGTGGGGGCACCTGCACCCTGGCGAAAAACTGGATAACGACACCCGCTGGAACGTGATCACCCATGCGGCGGTGGAAGTGGGACCGGCGTTGTTTATCAGTCTGCTGATTATCACACTCTCTTTTATCCCCATTTTTACCCTCGAAGGACAGGAAGGGCGGTTGTTCGGACCGCTGGCGTTCACCAAAACCTGGGCGATGGCGGGGGCGGCATTTTTGGCGATTGTGGTGACGCCGGTTCTGATGGGCTTTTGGATCCGCGGGAAGATCCCCGCAGAAAACAGCAATCCGCTCAACCGCTTTTTGATTCGCGTTTACCATCCGTTATTGTTGAAGGTATTACACTGGCCAAAGACCACACTATTAGTGGCGGTGTTCTCTATCCTGACCGTGCTGTGGCCGCTCAAAAATATCGGCGGGGAGTTTTTGCCGCAAATTAACGAGGGCGATCTGCTGTATATGCCTTCTACGTTGCCGGGGATCTCGGCGGCGCAGGCGGCTGATATGCTGCAAAAAACCGACAAACTGATCATGACCGTACCGGAAGTGGCGCGGGTGTTTGGCAAAACAGGGAAAGCAGAAACGGCAACGGATTCGGCGCCGCTGGAGATGGTGGAAACGACCATTCAGCTCAAACCGCAAGACCAGTGGCGTCCGGGAATGACGATGGACAAAATCATCGAGGAACTGGATAAAACGGTGCGCTTGCCGGGGCTGGCCAACTTGTGGGTGCCACCAATCCGTAACCGAATTGATATGTTGTCTACGGGGATAAAAAGTCCTATCGGGATAAAAGTGTCCGGCACGGTGCTGGCCGATATCGATGCTACCGCAGAGCAAATTGAAGAGGTGGCGCGAACCGTGCCCGGGGTTGCCTCTGCGCTGGCGGAACGGCTGGAAGGCGGGCGCTATATCAATATTGATATTCAGCGTGAAAAAGCCGCGCGTTATGGCATGACGGTCGGCGATGTGCAGCTGTTCATCACCTCGGCGGTGGGCGGCGCAATGGTCGGTGAAACGGTGGAAGGGATCGCGCGATACCCGATAAATCTGCGTTATCCGCAAAGTTATCGCGACAGCCCGGAAACGCTGCGTCAGTTACCGATTCTGACGCCGATGAAGCAACAAATTACGCTGGCGGATGTGGCTGAAGTGAAGGTGGTTGCGGGGCCGTCGATGTTGAAAACGGAAAATGCCCGTCCGGCCAGTTGGATCTACATTGATGCCCGCGATCGTGACATGGTGTCGGTGGTTAACGATCTCAAAAAAGCGATAGCGGAAAAGGTGCAGCTGAAGCCCGGCACCAGCGTGGCGTTTTCCGGCCAGTTTGAGCTCCTTGAGCGGGCGAACCACAAGCTGAAACTGATGGTGCCGACGACGCTGATGATCATTTTTGTGCTGCTGTATCTGGCTTTCCGTCGAGTGGGAGAAGCGTTGCTGATCATTACCAGCGTGCCGTTCGCGCTGGTGGGGGGAATCTGGTTCCTGTACTGGATGGGATTCCATTTATCGGTGGCGACCGGAACCGGGTTTATCGCGCTGGCGGGCGTCGCGGCGGAGTTTGGGGTGGTGATGCTGATGTACCTTCGTCATGCCATTGAAGCCGAACCTACGCTGGAAAACCCGCAGACCTTCACGCCCGAGAAACTGGATGAGGCGCTGTACCACGGTGCGGTTCTGCGTGTCAGACCGAAGGCCATGACTGTGGCGGTCATTATCGCGGGCTTGTTGCCCATTTTGTGGGGCGCCGGCGCCGGGTCAGAAGTTATGAGCCGCATTGCTGCGCCAATGATTGGGGGCATGATTACCGCGCCGCTGCTGTCGCTGTTTATCATTCCGGCGGCGTATAAATTGATGTGGTTGCGCAGGCACCGAAATCAGCAAACGTAA
- a CDS encoding flagellar brake protein has translation MSFGMAKDDRFEIIAIIREELLKKTKLEIVYKNNSIVTQLEKVDFEHFAISHHEDIVTEKIQGFILHSEAGIIKFNARFDRESSDDNAGGLVYFIPDMIFFVQRRQHQRFSFLKGFSFTCFGRYKNGENYVFKIKNISRGGCALIAEEVNPRFLYKDAVIKGSSLEFEQFGNLQLDMSVIDVVEINEFDDDNQLYSCHQISCKFDFKNHREESEVEKIIINFLMSNKIRSL, from the coding sequence ATGAGTTTTGGTATGGCGAAGGATGATAGATTTGAAATTATTGCCATCATTCGTGAAGAACTTCTCAAGAAGACGAAACTTGAAATAGTCTATAAAAACAATAGCATAGTAACGCAACTGGAAAAGGTCGACTTCGAACACTTCGCCATCTCCCACCATGAAGATATCGTCACTGAAAAAATTCAAGGTTTTATTCTGCACAGTGAAGCCGGAATTATTAAATTCAATGCCCGATTCGACCGCGAGTCCTCAGATGATAACGCGGGTGGATTAGTTTATTTTATCCCTGACATGATTTTTTTTGTTCAACGCAGGCAGCATCAGCGTTTCTCGTTTCTAAAGGGATTTAGTTTTACCTGCTTTGGGCGCTACAAAAACGGTGAAAATTACGTATTTAAAATTAAAAACATTTCGCGTGGCGGTTGTGCGCTTATTGCCGAAGAGGTGAATCCGCGCTTTCTGTATAAAGATGCGGTAATCAAAGGTTCATCGCTGGAGTTCGAACAGTTCGGCAACCTGCAGCTCGATATGAGTGTTATTGATGTTGTGGAGATCAATGAGTTTGATGATGATAATCAACTGTATTCCTGCCATCAAATTTCGTGCAAGTTTGATTTTAAAAATCACCGTGAGGAGTCTGAAGTTGAAAAAATCATTATCAACTTTTTGATGAGCAATAAAATTAGAAGTTTATAA
- a CDS encoding EAL domain-containing protein gives MAEVVILAVFLRRRRVFNSNDVLIALQGALNTSQLYMVYQPILNLHTQKICGFEALMRWNSPDMGMISPDIFITLLEKSGSIASVEEMVSNPPWDVAVRWPENISLSINFSALELSDPQLPERVRRNLAFSGLAASRCEIEVTETAPIRDSLVASANMSALKAMGVKLSLDDFGTGHANLDYLLKYPFDTLKIDKAFVAEIEPDTKSAKIVEGIIVLAHDFGIDVLAEGVESKEQLDRLIRIGCDKAQGYYISHPVPAENIPALLTQFNY, from the coding sequence TTGGCGGAAGTCGTCATTTTAGCTGTATTTTTAAGGAGGAGGAGGGTGTTTAATTCCAATGATGTACTCATAGCGCTACAGGGAGCGTTGAATACCAGTCAACTTTATATGGTCTATCAGCCCATTTTGAATTTACATACTCAAAAGATTTGTGGGTTTGAGGCATTAATGCGCTGGAATAGTCCTGACATGGGAATGATTTCTCCTGATATCTTTATTACGCTGCTGGAAAAAAGCGGCAGTATTGCGTCAGTCGAAGAGATGGTTTCGAATCCCCCCTGGGATGTCGCGGTCCGGTGGCCAGAAAATATTTCGCTCTCAATCAATTTTTCCGCGCTGGAACTCAGCGATCCCCAGTTACCTGAGCGTGTCAGGCGAAATCTGGCATTCTCAGGACTTGCCGCCAGTCGCTGCGAAATTGAAGTCACCGAAACCGCACCGATTCGTGACAGCCTGGTCGCCTCAGCGAATATGTCTGCGCTTAAAGCCATGGGGGTAAAATTGTCCCTTGACGACTTTGGTACCGGACATGCCAATCTTGATTATCTGCTGAAATATCCGTTCGATACCTTAAAAATTGACAAAGCGTTTGTGGCTGAGATTGAGCCTGATACAAAATCGGCAAAGATTGTGGAAGGTATTATCGTGTTGGCCCATGATTTTGGTATTGACGTTCTGGCTGAGGGTGTTGAAAGTAAGGAACAGTTAGACCGGTTAATTCGTATTGGCTGTGATAAAGCGCAGGGCTATTATATTTCGCATCCTGTCCCGGCAGAAAACATTCCCGCACTTTTAACACAATTCAATTATTAG